Below is a window of Littorina saxatilis isolate snail1 linkage group LG2, US_GU_Lsax_2.0, whole genome shotgun sequence DNA.
aaaaaaaagtctagggtcgcgcgaaaaaactagggtcggtcgggttaccgtaaacagacctatttttttttttggccttagacgGTCAgccgaactgtttacacgggaacgAGTATGCCTTTGTATTTGTGTTGTTAGATGAAAACTGATTATGGAccatagttttttttaaaggtagaTAGTAAACCGATATGTCGTTCAGAgcattttttaaaaactttctctTAATATGTAGCTGTATCATTTTCTTTTATCAAATTGCGCAGCAGAAACTGGCCACGTGCCATTCGCAcaagtaggggaaaggctcctaatatggaccggctcctaatatggaccaccttctgttctgacaaactaacggcgctagagcgctcaaaacaatttcattcgctttattcaccctctctggataagttgcacatgtcaaaactgtTGCAGAAATACAAACcccaaaaccgttaggctttttcgtttttttcacttttggcagcgttcactctaaatttgccgactaaaacggactcgtttctgtccacagtcaGAGCTTTTATCACACTAAAaaggctatatatgacagctaagaccgtatttgttacataaTAGCAGTGTTTACCCCGAGTTTCTCCTGCaaagaaaaaataatagcaaaacctcaaagtatgtgtgagtcctctaatatggaccaccttcaacaaatcgaagaaaataaaagctaaaggcaattttaattaattcattaagaagcttgctgaaaataacctataactagtcctcgagatttcaaaaaaatataacaaactagatgattacccgcttcgccgggaagaagtagagccgaatacccggccgtcgccggggacccggctttgccgggtgtacgccggcatcgccggcgcacgaaggaagggagatctaaaaatagtaacgtgcagtgaccttctaaatataaacgtacaaacgggaatatcgattgacgccagcgcacgaaggaagggagatctaaaaatagtaacgtgcagtgaaaaacgaaaatcggttcagcgctgcgcgctgagagcacgtgttgaaatatctcatcgatcaggttgtgtccggggtctctgtcaataagcccaccaaatttgaagcagatccatcgagaactttggccgtgcatggcgatcaatcacacacacacacacacacacacacacacacagacacaagtcgtatatatatatagatagtcttttttgtggaagttgataatttcacttattttcactctgtttttgataagcttcttcagtttgcTGGTgtacttcaaataatgctctcatcaacccgaaacagataaatctaaagcatatttgaattagtttGACTTACACACTAAGTTGtaacatgttattttgaagtatagagggctttttacagtgattcgtgaaggccgcttcactggtccatattaggcgcccaggctcctaatatggaccatttgtgaatttttctgtatttaatttttgcagaatgtctatcaaagctatttcactctaattaggcctaacggttaacctaagagagaaggactaccaaacacacaatgaaacttcttcgcaagaaaacaagctagttatcagcataaaacaaaaagtggtccataataggggcccttcccctacactgACGATCCAAGGGCACCTAAAAAATGACCTAGCAGCAAGTGCACAGTCTTGTGTTGGCGAGGTAGCGATGACCCGTCAAAGCGTAGTTCTAATTAGTTAGTGAAAGCGGAAGTGGATGTAGGCATGGTGTCAGGTAATGCATGACCATTCACTGATCATGGCAAATTACCTCTTTGCGCAGACTGAAAGTCCAAACGGAAAGATCAGCAAATTTTCGAGGTCGAAGACTTACCATAACCGTTATTATTGTTGCAGCGGGAAACACAAATTCAAGAGGAATGGAGGGATTGCAAGTTCGACAGCTCATTGGTATCATGTGGTGGTGGACCCTGGCGTTACCCAAAACCAGTGCCTTGCAAGGGGGCTTCTTTCTCGGTGCTTTGACGACAGAAGAATTAGCTCTGAAGAACCTGCTTTTCATGGAACAAGTCTCGTTTGAGACTGACACCAGCTCCTTGATAGAGTGCGCAGCCGCTTGTCTCCGGTCCAACGACTGTTACTGCTTCACTTTGATTCCCCTGTCTGCGCCATCAGGGTCTACGTGTCGTGGTTACAGCGCCATGATGACGTCAGCGAAAGTTTCGACGTCATATCCAGGAGCGCAGACCTTCCACATCCGTCAACGGACCACGTGTAATGAAGctttttaatctctctctctctctctctctctctctctctctctctctctctctctctctctctctgcctctctctctctctctgcctctctctctctctctctctctctctctctctctctctctctctctctctctctctatctccgaACAGTAAAGAGGACGAAcatcattttttgtttgaatgtcACGCATTTGACGTTATTAGAAAGAAGCACAACATCAGTTTTGATCGTAGGACATGATATTGAGATCCTCTTAAGGAGCCCTACCGTTGTACAGATAAGAAACGTTGCaatgtacatttttcattcactCAAGAGGCGCGAAGAACGTTTGGAAGGATTTTGAGCATGTTGTACACATGTTGCATGTTGTTGACAACCAGCTatgcaggggcggagcagttaagcctgagggggggggggggggtttacaacctgtggtccaggggtagaccccttgtggggtacaggggcaaggccccgttgggaGCTGAAGAGTTtcagctattttatgaacaatttatggcttatccttgattttaaacatgatcaactggtgtcagcagccactcattatttcttttaaagttagtattaaatcttttttggggggggacaaccgggggggggggggggtccggaacccctgtaaccacccccctaatccgcccctgctatgtgggtgtgtgggatGGGGGTGTTAGTGTGGGTGCTAGTAGGTGGAGGTAACCTTTAGTTAAAGGTTTTGATGTTGCACTTGGAAATCGGCGGGGaggaggatggggggggggggggggggggtgtgcatcACGGGGGATTCTATTGTAGCGGTATTGTTTTGCCATTGTGAGAAACTGCGATATCATCCAGAGGAAAGTACGTTGCCAACGACTGCGATTGAGGCGTTACatttttcacgagaaaaacaccGCACAGTCATTCTTTCAAACGTTAACCTGCATGCAAGATTCTTTGCAGCAAGTTTGCACCGCGTCCAGTGCTactctatatatatatggatcTCCGAGTTCAGTAATTTGCACACTTATGAATGTGCTTATAATTTATTTCCGCCCTGACGATACTGAATTGCAGATGTTTGCATATTTGATGATCAGGTAAGACCTTGGACACGACTTTTTGCTGGTGAGTGTATAGTATGTTTCACAtgcagcatttaaaaaaaaaatgattaacttcatttgctttttttaatttataattAATTTATTCACTTTTGCAGCGTGGTTGGAGAAGGAATGTGTGACCAATGCTGATTGTCCCGGGGAGTTGTCTGCCCAGTGTTTTGCCGACAGGTGTCGCTGTACTCCCGGCTACTTCTACTCTCACGCAACCGACATGTGCACCACATGTAAGTTTTGTTGTCGTCTCCTTTGGTGGAATTCATCATCAAAAACACGTGCTAAATCACGATCCGACATGCATGCTAATcatcctccccctccttctctttTCCCCCCTTCTCCTCGTCGCCATCATGTTTGTcattgacatttaaaaaaacaacaattcGTTGTTACTTTTCATTTATCGTAATCCAATGACGTTGTTCTTGTTTGCAGCTTGTG
It encodes the following:
- the LOC138956680 gene encoding uncharacterized protein — translated: MEGLQVRQLIGIMWWWTLALPKTSALQGGFFLGALTTEELALKNLLFMEQVSFETDTSSLIECAAACLRSNDCYCFTLIPLSAPSGSTCRGYSAMMTSAKVSTSYPGAQTFHIRQRTTSWLEKECVTNADCPGELSAQCFADRCRCTPGYFYSHATDMCTTSCAKSDLQPHFTEYPKYGIHGYNLLYGPNAIDCRTLHIPLEDCKVECLKEPQCVNLEYLVFTAEPPQCCFHAVTALDVPAGWRYMAKKRFFQRTCV